The Bemisia tabaci chromosome 8, PGI_BMITA_v3 genome has a segment encoding these proteins:
- the LOC109036025 gene encoding uncharacterized protein, which yields MYAGFHITFILGAICTVYSYNPPYRESTVSINTKKWLHTVSDKFVSLSVDPLVLIKSENYGKAALNMAKTLSPAYLRVGGPGSDNFSFQSKSDELDFMSNTTVTASEWVLLNELLEDAGLNLIICLNGITRVDGVWDSRNTLQLVSFSDRRGYNMDFELGYESQWTVAEGGTSPGAEMGRDIVRLRKILDSYPRYTPSMIIGPDLTRLVKSEDVAFARNYLHEAGNSLSALTLHPRFSSSLKAEEDPSMEMLQMIAQLETNVWGKDMLARLSGKAPPRKPIWIAESRTKEAPPQFKDAINWLRRLGAAAKLGVQVMMSQPHPSSFTNPTPDFWMMTLHKALVGRQVLDSKLISGNKTMIEAYSHCTQTVHNPDTTILDDTLVKYEKGAVTLFGVNMADEKIRLNLKVNIKEEEIHKYILTEGKDPATGERITLFNNQKLTLSPDGEIPILTPKIRKPNRSLALTLPAKSIFFVVIPDIKARTCMLPLSAFLEDTAQAQAKAPVQEDVIESVSVEEKRPASEESTESNEVFVSFRSPMFADKSLSKMLSHKDKFGKSTKKSSDPKAEPEPIVKYITFSDNNWLSDFPKKIDVAAAKEEDDDSLMAVEEPVPASFIPYGHTLEAETPASRREKYKIFTDAVFGRRNISSSDSSYTDANNLARSRPARHIDLKAKEEARENSVRKTPKLSDSMSKLGQFLDENRIHHIRKERIQKTHADSPIFEELESQEAVPVSTLKSEGLKRLNTIDTKHKVEPEHKRKPRGLSLQDEFFMKLLLDLDLYERMEDDQKPEGSRNKREIAQSGKSNSNALKSTYDESKDNILRIIREERGSKVNGGRPKRALSDEQKAKLESYLSEVREKYAVAAAAAKNKSGEKVSRGKPEKVSFARVEKLSYARGGAKEEKVGRARGEPKEERVGRARVPPREERVGYARRQQEEKVSYAKDSAKEEKTPKEDNLGSTYDAPKEEKEATLEERISAAREAALEEKLTREAAREEKLNSIREAKEDKLGHPKDGEQEEKPTEAPKEEKVGKSSTKGEKVGYARGAPKEERLSYARRVGAEEKIGSTGQPAKEEKVASGKDAKEDKVSRPRVGSTKEEEKDESEEPIVSPIKSRHGVEGTLGEIAQISREKIMQAVKEKAENLISSMRNKEAAQSVGAKEAKEETPETKVEDKPAKSEPAVGASKKESEKSSKEESATGTAERTGSPRVRSSRVRAQTPKAGDEKETEKKDGEANKVGKEREPKVGKERESKVGKERESKVGKERESKVGKERESKVGKEKESKAGKEDDEKTETEKVGSQHYKVGSEREDKSEHEKEKSESVASEKSTVAAAEAQPATSNSEQPAETAKPSRLGKSRRAKREMNSFQHSFRYPYTVKNYADYAEYIKKGAVERMESSVYDAPKMIDRDPVWRTNMPSKLHQIYPGYYVQGAPSKTENARSIHSETFRNTVSKVPVASSFQSESYEASPEVPYNHKMSNKLYSNKPSQKPGKTVVVQVFDESGKKIANEVYSSLHDYLYPVNYNKYLAQNLPRPSISNDDYLQTLDSKSIDDPSVELTADDSTENFASDADRSIKELVNAMNKIMAGDLADAKAATVYSTENRDFSRASESAGSSSESSEQYDESSVCVNDESNESDAQLQAPHDVTSTTPQFPKSAF from the exons ATGTACGCTGGTTTTCACATCACATTCATCCTAGGAGCTATCTGTACCGTGTACTCATACAACCCTCCTTACAGAGAGTCCACAGTCTCTATTAACACCAAAAAATGGCTCCACACTGTCAGCGACAAATTTGTCAGTTTATCTGTCGATCCACTTGTTCTCATCAAATCCGAAAATTACGG AAAAGCTGCCCTGAACATGGCGAAAACTTTATCACCGGCTTACCTTCGAGTGGGAGGTCCCGGTTCTGACAATTTCTCCTTCCAATCAAAAAGTGATGAACTTGACTTCATGAGCAACACAACAGTCACTG CGAGTGAGTGGGTTTTACTCAATGAGTTGCTTGAGGACGCTGGTTTGAACCTGATAATTTGTCTGAATGGCATTACGAGGGTTGATGGTGTCTGGGACTCGCGGAACACCCTCCAGCTCGTCTCCTTCTCAGACCGTCGCGGTTATAACATGGACTTTGAACTTGGCTACG AATCTCAATGGACCGTGGCAGAAGGGGGCACCTCCCCGGGCGCCGAGATGGGACGAGATATCGTGAGGCTTCGCAAAATCTTGGACTCATACCCCCGCTACACTCCCTCGATGATCATCGGACCTGACCTAACCAGACTCGTCAAATCTGAAGACGTTGCCTTCGCCCGAAACTACTTGCATGAAGCCGGAAACTCCCTGTCCGCCTTGACGTTACATCC CCGATTTTCAAGTTCCTTAAAAGCAGAAGAGGATCCAAGTATGGAAATGTTGCAAATGATCGCTCAATTGGAGACCAACGTTTGGGGGAAAGACATGCTGGCACGCCTCTCCGGAAAAGCACCTCCGAGGAAACCCATTTGGATAG CCGAATCAAGGACCAAAGAAGCACCTCCGCAATTCAAGGATGCCATCAACTGGCTGCGACGATTGGGTGCTGCTGCCAAGTTAGGAGTCCAAGTTATGATGTCTCAGCCCCATCCATCCTCGTTCACCAACCCCACCCCT GATTTTTGGATGATGACGTTACACAAGGCTCTCGTCGGCAGACAAGTTTTGGATTCGAAATTGATTTCCGGTAACAAAACCATGATCGAAGCTTACAGCCATTGCACACAGACTGTCCACAACCCCGACACAACGATTTTGGATGACACTCTTGTCAA GTACGAGAAAGGAGCTGTGACACTTTTTGGAGTGAACATGGCAGATGAGAAGATCCGACTGAATCTGAAGGTCAACATTAAAGAGGAAGAAATCCACAAATATATTTTAACTGAAGGAAAGGACCCAGCGACTGGAGAGAG AATCACTCTATTCAACAACCAAAAATTGACCTTGTCTCCTGACGGCGAGATCCCGATACTGACCCCTAAGATCCGGAAACCAAACCGATCCTTGGCGCTGACCCTGCCGGCCAAGTCCATCTTTTTCGTCGTAATTCCGGACATCAAGGCTCGAACTTGCATGCTACCACTTAGCGCCTTCTTGGAGGACACCGCTCAG GCGCAGGCAAAGGCCCCGGTCCAAGAAGACGTGATCGAGAGTGTTTCAGTGGAGGAAAAACGGCCGGCCAGCGAGGAATCAACTGAGAGCAACGAGGTCTTCGTCTCCTTCCGGAGCCCGATGTTCGCGGATAAATCTCTCTCGAAGATGCTCAGCCACAAGGATAAGTTCGGCAAATCCACCAAGAAGTCATCCGACCCTAAAGCCGAACCAGAGCCAATCGTCAAGTACATCACCTTCTCCGACAACAATTG GTTATCCGACTTCCCGAAGAAGATAGACGTCGCGGCCGCGAAGGAAGAGGACGATGACTCCCTCATGGCAGTCGAGGAGCCCGTCCCAGCAAGCTTCATCCCTTACGGACACACCCTCGAGGCAGAGACACCCGCGTCGAGACGCGAGAAGTACAAGATCTTCACCGACGCCGTCTTCGGGCGACGCAACATCTCCAGCAGCGACTCCTCTTACACGGACGCCAACAACCTCGCCCGCTCGAGACCCGCCCGGCACATCGACCTCAAGGCCAAGGAAGAGGCTCGCGAGAACTCAGTCCGCAAGACCCCCAAATTGAGCGACAGCATGTCCAAGTTGGGCCAATTCCTCGACGAGAACAGGATCCACCACATCCGCAAAGAGAGGATACAGAAGACCCACGCCGATTCCCCGATATTCGAAGAGTTAGAGAGCCAGGAGGCAGTCCCTGTCAGCACCCTCAAGAGCGAAGGGCTCAAGAGACTGAACACCATCGACACGAAGCACAAGGTGGAGCCAGAGCACAAACGGAAACCGAGGGGCTTATCTTTGCAAGACGAGTTCTTCATGAAGCTACTCCTGGATCTGGATCTCTACGAACGCATGGAGGATGACCAGAAACCCGAAGGCTCGAGGAACAAGAGAGAAATCGCCCAGAGCGGAAAATCGAACTCCAACGCCCTCAAAAGCACCTACGATGAGTCGAAGGACAACATCTTGAGGATCATCCGTGAGGAGCGTGGAAGCAAGGTCAACGGCGGAAGACCGAAGCGAGCGCTCTCTGATGAGCAAAAAGCTAAGCTTGAGAGCTATTTGAGCGAGGTCAGAGAGAAGTACGCTGTCGCTGCCGCTGCTGCGAAGAACAAGAGTGGAGAAAAGGTCTCAAGAGGCAAGCCTGAGAAGGTTAGTTTCGCGAGAGTAGAGAAATTGAGCTATGCTAGAGGAGGCGCAAAAGAAGAGAAGGTTGGTCGTGCCCGAGGAGAACCCAAAGAGGAAAGGGTTGGTCGTGCAAGGGTACCACCCAGGGAGGAAAGAGTTGGCTATGCCCGAAGACAGCAGGAGGAGAAGGTTAGTTACGCCAAGGACTCAGCCAAGGAAGAGAAGACACCGAAGGAGGACAACCTTGGATCCACCTATGACGCGccaaaagaggagaaagaagcgACGCTGGAAGAAAGAATCAGCGCTGCCAGAGAAGCTGCCCTTGAAGAGAAACTTACCCGAGAAGCAGCACGAGAGGAGAAGCTCAATTCCATCAGGGAGGCTAAAGAAGACAAACTTGGACACCCGAAAGACGGAGAGCAAGAGGAGAAGCCAACAGAGGCACCGAAGGAAGAGAAGGTTGGCAAATCATCGACGAAAGGAGAAAAGGTTGGTTACGCCAGAGGAGCACCAAAAGAGGAGAGACTAAGCTATGCTAGGAGAGTGGGTGCCGAAGAAAAGATTGGTTCCACGGGGCAGCCCGCGAAAGAAGAGAAGGTAGCCTCTGGGAAAGATGCGAAAGAGGATAAAGTTTCACGCCCAAGAGTTGGATCTacgaaagaagaggaaaaggatGAATCAGAAGAACCAATCGTGTCTCCGATCAAGTCACGTCACGGAGTAGAAGGAACCCTCGGCGAGATCGCTCAGATCAGTAGAGAGAAAATCATGCAGGCCGTGAAAGAGAAGGCAGAGAATTTGATATCAAGTATGAGGAACAAAGAGGCCGCTCAAAGCGTCGGTGCGAAGGAGGCTAAAGAAGAAACTCCTGAGACGAAGGTGGAGGACAAACCCGCGAAATCTGAGCCTGCGGTCGGTGCCAGCAAGAAAGAATCAGAAAAATCGTCCAAGGAAGAATCGGCTACCGGCACTGCTGAACGTACAGGATCGCCAAGAGTGCGATCATCAAGGGTGCGAGCTCAAACTCCGAAGGCAGGTGACGAGAAAGAGACCGAGAAGAAGGACGGAGAAGCGAATAAAGTGGGAAAGGAGCGAGAGCCGAAGGTCGGCAAGGAACGGGAGTCCAAGGTCGGCAAAGAACGGGAATCCAAGGTCGGCAAAGAACGGGAATCAAAGGTCGGCAAAGAACGCGAATCCAAGGTTGGCAAAGAAAAGGAATCGAAGGCCGGCAAAGAGGACGACGAGAAGACGGAAACTGAGAAAGTGGGTAGCCAGCACTACAAAGTAGGCAGCGAGCGGGAGGACAAATCAGAGCACGAGAAAGAAAAGTCCGAATCCGTCGCGTCGGAGAAATCCACCGTCGCCGCAGCGGAGGCCCAACCGGCGACGTCGAACAGCGAGCAGCCCGCCGAGACCGCGAAGCCGTCACGTTTGGGTAAGTCCAGACGCGCGAAACGTGAGATGAACTCCTTCCAGCACAGCTTCCGCTACCCCTACACCGTGAAAAACTACGCTGACTACGCTGAATACATAAAAAAGGGAGCCGTAGAAAGGATGGAGAGCTCGGTTTATGACGCTCCGAAGATGATCGATCGAGACCCAGTTTGGCGGACGAATATGCCCTCGAAATTGCATCAAATCTACCCCGGTTACTACGTCCAAGGTGCGCCCTCTAAAACAGAAAATGCCAGGTCGATTCATTCTGAAACCTTCCGTAATACTGTATCGAAAGTCCCCGTGGCCTCTAGCTTTCAATCCGAGTCATACGAAGCGTCACCTGAAGTCCCCTACAATCACAAAATGAGCAACAAGTTGTACTCCAATAAACCGAGTCAAAAACCAGGTAAAACGGTCGTAGTGCAAGTCTTCGACGAGAGCGGTAAGAAGATAGCCAACGAGGTTTATAGCTCGTTGCATGATTACCTTTACCCGGTTAACTACAATAAATATTTGGCGCAGAATCTTCCCAGACCGAGCATCTCGAATGATGATTATCTGCAGACATTGGACTCGAAGTCCATCGATGACCCCAGCGTTGAACTCACCGCTGACGACTCCACCGAAAATTTCGCTTCCGACGCCGATAGGTCCATCAAAGAGCTGGTCAACGCGATGAACAAAATCATGGCCGGCGATCTGGCCGACGCAAAAGCCGCCACAGTGTACTCAACGGAAAACAGGGATTTTTCACGGGCAAGCGAGTCAGCGGGTTCCTCAAGTGAGTCATCGGAACAATATGATGAGTCATCAGTATGCGTTAATGACGAAAGCAACGAGAGTGATGCACAACTGCAAGCCCCCCATGATGTTACCTCCACCACCCCTCAATTTCCAAAATCCGCATTTTGA